In Nitrospirota bacterium, a genomic segment contains:
- a CDS encoding NGG1p interacting factor NIF3, which produces MKLRDFYEAIVKIGIERDPRGKEAVEQDLVRRKRRFEELKEKEKEYFDLESLTNPYADTRILFGDGNTKVKRILVGIDIEVPEILLADRLISKGEKIDLALSHHPEGKAYANFYEVMHMQADILNRYGIPINVAEALLSERIKEVERKVMPVNHTRAIDAAILLNIPIMCAHTPSDNSVANYLQKLFDETKPDTIDDVMNQLNSIPEYKEASRNNAGPKILIGSKERRSGKIFVDMTGGTEGSKEIFGSLAQAGIGTIVAMHLSDEHRKEAEKNHVNVVIAGHISSDNVGMNLLLDEISKIEPIEVLTCSGFKRFVRN; this is translated from the coding sequence TTGAAACTAAGAGATTTTTACGAAGCAATAGTAAAAATAGGAATAGAGAGGGATCCGAGGGGGAAAGAGGCTGTAGAACAGGATCTTGTCAGGAGGAAAAGACGTTTTGAGGAGTTGAAAGAGAAAGAGAAAGAGTATTTTGATTTAGAATCCCTTACCAACCCTTATGCTGATACACGGATACTATTTGGTGATGGAAATACTAAGGTGAAGAGAATACTTGTTGGAATTGATATTGAGGTGCCGGAGATACTCCTCGCAGATAGGCTTATATCAAAGGGCGAAAAGATAGATCTCGCCCTTTCACATCATCCTGAGGGAAAGGCATATGCCAATTTTTACGAGGTTATGCATATGCAGGCTGATATACTTAATAGATACGGTATCCCTATAAATGTTGCGGAGGCATTGCTGAGTGAGAGGATTAAAGAAGTTGAAAGAAAGGTAATGCCTGTAAATCATACAAGGGCTATCGATGCAGCTATCCTGCTGAACATCCCTATTATGTGTGCACATACCCCCTCTGACAACTCGGTGGCTAATTACCTTCAGAAACTCTTTGACGAAACAAAGCCAGATACGATTGATGATGTTATGAACCAACTAAACAGTATTCCTGAGTATAAAGAGGCATCGAGAAATAATGCAGGTCCAAAGATACTTATAGGGTCAAAAGAGAGACGATCAGGAAAGATTTTTGTTGATATGACAGGTGGAACAGAGGGCTCTAAGGAGATATTTGGCAGTCTTGCCCAGGCAGGGATAGGAACAATTGTAGCAATGCATTTAAGTGATGAGCATAGAAAAGAGGCAGAAAAAAACCATGTTAATGTTGTAATTGCAGGACATATCTCAAGTGATAACGTTGGGATGAACCTTCTACTCGATGAGATAAGTAAGATAGAACCGATAGAAGTATTAACCTGTTCTGGCTTTAAGAGATTTGTAAGAAATTAG
- a CDS encoding CHC2 zinc finger domain-containing protein, which yields MSDEIIERIRQGVDIVDVISEYVVLKKTGQNYKGF from the coding sequence GTGTCAGATGAGATCATTGAAAGAATCCGACAGGGCGTTGACATTGTTGATGTAATCTCTGAGTATGTCGTGCTCAAAAAAACAGGACAGAATTATAAAGGCTTCT